From a region of the Rathayibacter sp. VKM Ac-2804 genome:
- the nudC gene encoding NAD(+) diphosphatase, translating into MIPSFSDRLPLARQAVDRDYLARARDDLFDELDADAATRVLLLRGDRALVDGERLALRPTTDVPAGALRLYLGRTTVDAEGEPAGTPVVAAVLTDEQAGALEPDDAAWGALRTLAEHLSDRDAGLFTEALAMVNWHASHGFSPRNGEATVIEQGGWVRRSPADGSQVFPRTDPAIIVCVLDADDRLLLGSNAMWGTGRFSLLAGFVEPGESLEAAVVREIFEESGMRVVDPQYLGSQPWPFPASLMIGFTARLAEDQAPADLLPDGEEIVALRWFTRQQLHDSLESVLLPGRSSIARAMIEDWYGGALENGPIVA; encoded by the coding sequence ATGATCCCGTCCTTCTCCGACCGCCTCCCGCTCGCCCGTCAGGCGGTCGACCGGGACTACCTCGCCCGCGCGCGCGACGATCTCTTCGACGAGCTCGACGCGGACGCCGCCACCCGGGTCCTCCTGCTCCGCGGCGACCGCGCCCTCGTCGACGGGGAGCGCCTCGCGCTGCGCCCCACGACCGACGTGCCCGCCGGCGCCCTCCGCCTCTACCTCGGCCGCACCACCGTCGACGCCGAGGGCGAGCCCGCGGGCACCCCCGTCGTCGCGGCCGTGCTCACGGACGAGCAGGCGGGCGCCCTCGAGCCCGACGACGCCGCCTGGGGCGCCCTGCGCACCCTCGCCGAGCACCTCAGCGACCGCGACGCCGGCCTCTTCACCGAGGCGCTCGCGATGGTCAACTGGCACGCCTCGCACGGCTTCTCGCCGCGCAACGGCGAGGCGACCGTGATCGAGCAGGGCGGCTGGGTCCGCCGCTCGCCGGCCGACGGCAGCCAGGTGTTCCCGCGCACCGACCCGGCGATCATCGTCTGCGTCCTCGACGCCGACGACCGCCTGCTGCTCGGCTCGAACGCGATGTGGGGCACCGGCCGCTTCTCGCTGCTGGCCGGCTTCGTCGAGCCGGGGGAGTCGCTCGAGGCGGCCGTCGTCCGCGAGATCTTCGAGGAGTCCGGGATGCGCGTCGTCGACCCGCAGTACCTCGGCTCGCAGCCCTGGCCGTTCCCCGCCTCGCTGATGATCGGCTTCACCGCGCGCCTCGCCGAGGACCAGGCCCCCGCCGACCTGCTCCCGGACGGCGAGGAGATCGTCGCCCTGCGCTGGTTCACCCGCCAGCAGCTGCACGACTCGCTCGAGTCGGTGCTGCTGCCCGGCCGCTCGTCGATCGCCCGCGCGATGATCGAGGACTGGTACGGGGGAGCGCTCGAGAACGGCCCCATCGTCGCGTGA
- a CDS encoding phosphotransferase, whose protein sequence is MARSHLTLAALATSAVEGLDVRTARAFTHSTHGDFDSALLTTRDGARLVVRVPTSPLAEQEQLGDLVALRALTAGIRSRLPFDLQESIGQTPFDGTRGVVYEYLEGDRVLIDDVAASSGLADSVGRAIGAIHSLPASFVQEAGLPVASARDSVNESVAVIERAADTGHVPAALVARWESASSDEALWQFDPTVVNGSMTSDSFLRSGDSVSAVLGWAALRVGDPARDLHWLLSAPGAGTAFAAYSRMRAGAVDRTIRQRAQLYAELELARWLLHGTETEDSAIVDDAVGMLDLLVDSVLGDLSAPLSTDTGPVLEVSEVEELLNRTPGARTGSSAHGRGLAPVAEESDSESSRSE, encoded by the coding sequence ATGGCCAGATCCCATCTCACTCTAGCCGCGCTGGCCACTTCGGCCGTCGAGGGCCTCGACGTCCGGACCGCGCGCGCCTTCACGCACTCGACGCACGGGGACTTCGACTCCGCTCTGCTGACCACGCGCGACGGCGCCCGCCTGGTGGTGCGCGTGCCGACCTCGCCGCTGGCCGAGCAGGAGCAGCTCGGCGACCTCGTCGCCCTGCGCGCGCTGACCGCCGGCATCCGCAGCCGGCTGCCGTTCGATCTGCAGGAGAGCATCGGGCAGACGCCGTTCGACGGCACCCGCGGCGTCGTCTACGAGTACCTCGAGGGCGACCGCGTGCTGATCGACGACGTCGCGGCCTCGAGCGGACTCGCCGACTCGGTCGGGCGTGCGATCGGGGCGATCCACTCGCTGCCCGCGTCGTTCGTCCAGGAGGCTGGGCTGCCCGTCGCCTCGGCCCGCGACAGCGTCAACGAGTCGGTCGCCGTGATCGAGCGCGCCGCCGACACCGGTCACGTGCCCGCCGCGCTCGTCGCGCGCTGGGAGTCGGCCTCCTCGGACGAGGCGCTCTGGCAGTTCGACCCGACGGTCGTGAACGGCTCGATGACCTCCGACTCCTTCCTCCGCTCCGGCGACTCCGTCAGCGCGGTGCTCGGCTGGGCGGCGCTGCGGGTCGGCGACCCGGCCCGCGATCTGCACTGGCTGCTCAGCGCACCGGGCGCCGGCACCGCCTTCGCGGCGTACTCCCGGATGCGCGCCGGTGCGGTCGACCGCACGATCCGCCAGCGCGCCCAGCTCTACGCCGAGCTCGAGCTCGCGCGCTGGCTGCTGCACGGCACCGAGACCGAGGACTCGGCGATCGTCGACGACGCGGTCGGGATGCTCGACCTCCTCGTCGACAGCGTCCTCGGCGACCTGTCCGCGCCGCTGTCGACCGACACCGGCCCGGTGCTCGAGGTCTCCGAGGTCGAGGAGCTGCTGAACCGCACCCCCGGCGCGCGGACCGGCTCCTCCGCTCACGGCCGCGGGCTCGCTCCCGTCGCCGAGGAGAGCGACTCCGAGAGCTCGCGCTCCGAGTAG
- a CDS encoding ATP-dependent DNA helicase produces the protein MIDALTIAEALDLRPPTVEQRAVIEAPLEPALVVAGAGSGKTETMANRVLWLLANGLAAPSEVLGLTFTRKAAAELGERIGRRIDQLGAAGLLPLREGQTEPDPFEAATVSTYNAFANTIFRDNAALIGREGDATVLSEASAWHLARGVVADTADPRILEVEASIDRLTDLTVALAHDLADNLADPAEVAGFAEDFLRLGELPRGSSGSGLYRELEKALQAVGALPVLTALAERFQEAKAERGFVEFSDQVALALRIIERVPRVVDEHRARYRVVLLDEYQDTSVLQTRLLARLFAEQGVMAVGDPHQSIYGWRGASAEGLGRFALDFGSAARFSLSTSWRNGHGVLAAANAVVAPLTAGSAVPVDRLAAGPGASDHAVELTFPETIEDEADDVARWFAGRLAASAERGEAPPSAAALFRVRAHMDRFAAALARHGVRYHILGIGGLLRQPEIADLVAALTVVEDPAAGSELVRLLAGARWRLGVRDLRALRDLASWLASRDHAHRLLPEEVRERMRASVTEGEGGSIIEALDFIASRRPGEDGRIDHSALSSFSDEGLRRLHDAGTLFARLRARAGLDLLDFVTLVEQELGLDIEVEANESRSDGRANLEAFREAVSGYLQTDDRGAGTGSSLRGFLRWLVLADKRDGLAPRPEDPEPGTVQLLTIHGSKGLEWDLVAVPRMVDGELPGTPVEGFRGWVRLGAMPYAFRGDAAELPDLAWRGCATQKEVVDAIADFGDTLRERNESEERRLAYVAVTRARHHLLLSGSWWAGQAKPRGPGVFLRDLAEARTLPELPVEPSNLENPLEQAPRTFHWPHDPLGARGDRVRAAAERVRIAEPALLGARGADIRLLLAERAVRLAGGERVGLPTRIPASRFKDIVSTPAEVVAQLRRPMPERPYRQTRLGTTFHSWVENRFGIQGESESVDTFPDELDDGGATAESAEGEQLAGLIDTFERSEWADRRPEAVEIEIHLQLAGHVVVCKLDAVYRTEDGFQIVDWKTGRAPKDAADLELKQFQLALYRLAYSRWKGVPLESVDAVFYFVADDLVLRPERFYSERELSESLSSATGASPRP, from the coding sequence GTGATCGACGCCCTGACCATCGCGGAGGCCCTCGACCTCCGCCCGCCCACCGTCGAGCAGCGCGCCGTCATCGAGGCGCCGCTCGAACCGGCCCTCGTCGTCGCGGGCGCCGGCAGCGGGAAGACCGAGACGATGGCCAACCGCGTGCTCTGGCTGCTCGCCAACGGCCTCGCCGCGCCGTCGGAGGTCCTCGGCCTCACCTTCACCCGCAAGGCCGCCGCCGAGCTCGGCGAGCGGATCGGCCGGCGCATCGACCAGCTCGGTGCCGCGGGACTGCTGCCGCTGCGGGAGGGGCAGACCGAGCCCGACCCGTTCGAGGCCGCGACCGTCTCGACCTACAACGCCTTCGCCAACACGATCTTCCGCGACAACGCCGCCCTGATCGGGCGCGAGGGCGACGCGACCGTGCTCTCGGAGGCCTCCGCCTGGCACCTGGCGCGCGGGGTCGTCGCCGACACCGCCGACCCGCGCATCCTCGAGGTCGAGGCGAGCATCGACCGCCTGACCGACCTCACCGTCGCGCTCGCGCACGACCTCGCCGACAACCTCGCCGACCCGGCCGAGGTGGCCGGCTTCGCGGAGGACTTCCTCCGCCTCGGCGAGCTGCCCCGCGGGTCCAGCGGCTCCGGTCTCTACCGCGAGCTCGAGAAGGCGCTGCAGGCCGTCGGCGCGCTGCCGGTGCTGACGGCGCTCGCCGAGCGGTTCCAGGAGGCGAAGGCCGAGCGCGGCTTCGTCGAGTTCTCGGACCAGGTGGCGCTGGCGCTGCGGATCATCGAGCGGGTGCCCCGCGTCGTCGACGAGCACCGCGCACGCTACCGGGTCGTGCTGCTCGACGAGTACCAGGACACCTCGGTGCTGCAGACCCGCCTGCTGGCCCGGCTCTTCGCCGAGCAGGGCGTCATGGCCGTCGGCGACCCGCACCAGTCGATCTACGGCTGGCGCGGGGCGAGCGCGGAGGGCCTCGGCCGCTTCGCGCTCGACTTCGGCTCCGCGGCCCGCTTCTCGCTGTCGACCAGCTGGCGGAACGGCCACGGAGTCCTGGCCGCGGCCAACGCCGTCGTCGCGCCGCTCACCGCGGGCAGCGCCGTGCCGGTCGACCGCCTCGCGGCCGGTCCGGGCGCCTCCGACCACGCCGTCGAGCTCACCTTCCCCGAGACGATCGAGGACGAGGCCGACGACGTCGCGCGCTGGTTCGCCGGCCGCCTCGCCGCGAGCGCCGAGCGCGGGGAGGCGCCGCCGTCGGCCGCCGCGCTCTTCCGCGTCCGTGCGCACATGGACCGCTTCGCCGCCGCCCTGGCTCGGCACGGCGTGCGGTACCACATCCTCGGCATCGGCGGCCTGCTCCGCCAGCCCGAGATCGCCGACCTCGTCGCCGCGCTCACCGTGGTGGAGGACCCGGCGGCGGGCAGCGAGCTGGTCCGGCTGCTGGCCGGCGCGCGCTGGCGCCTGGGCGTCCGCGACCTGCGCGCGCTGCGCGACCTCGCCTCCTGGCTCGCCTCGCGCGACCACGCCCACCGGCTGCTGCCCGAGGAGGTGCGCGAGCGGATGCGCGCCTCGGTCACCGAGGGCGAGGGCGGCTCGATCATCGAGGCCCTCGACTTCATCGCCTCGCGGCGGCCCGGCGAGGACGGCCGGATCGATCACTCCGCGTTGTCCTCGTTCAGCGACGAGGGGCTGCGCCGCCTGCACGACGCCGGCACGCTCTTCGCCCGGCTGCGCGCCCGGGCGGGCCTGGACCTGCTCGACTTCGTCACGCTGGTGGAGCAGGAGCTCGGCCTCGACATCGAGGTGGAGGCCAACGAGTCGCGCAGCGACGGCCGCGCCAACCTCGAGGCGTTCCGCGAGGCGGTGTCCGGCTACCTGCAGACCGACGACCGCGGCGCCGGGACCGGCTCGTCGCTGCGCGGCTTCCTCCGCTGGCTGGTGCTCGCGGACAAGCGCGACGGCCTCGCGCCGCGGCCCGAGGACCCGGAGCCCGGCACCGTCCAGCTGCTCACGATCCACGGCTCGAAGGGCCTGGAGTGGGACCTCGTCGCCGTGCCGCGGATGGTCGACGGCGAGCTGCCCGGCACGCCGGTCGAGGGCTTCCGCGGCTGGGTGCGCCTGGGCGCGATGCCCTACGCCTTCCGCGGCGACGCCGCCGAGCTGCCGGACCTCGCCTGGCGCGGCTGCGCGACGCAGAAGGAGGTGGTCGACGCGATCGCCGACTTCGGCGACACCCTGCGCGAGCGCAACGAGTCGGAGGAGCGCCGGCTCGCCTACGTGGCGGTCACCCGGGCCCGCCACCACCTGCTGCTCAGCGGCTCCTGGTGGGCCGGGCAGGCGAAGCCGCGCGGGCCGGGCGTCTTCCTGCGCGACCTCGCGGAGGCCCGCACTCTGCCGGAGCTGCCGGTCGAACCGTCGAACCTCGAGAACCCGCTCGAGCAGGCCCCGCGCACCTTCCACTGGCCGCACGACCCGCTCGGCGCCCGCGGCGACCGGGTGCGCGCGGCGGCCGAGCGGGTCCGCATCGCCGAGCCCGCGCTGCTGGGCGCCCGGGGCGCGGACATCCGCCTGCTCCTCGCCGAGCGCGCCGTGCGCCTCGCGGGTGGCGAGCGCGTCGGCCTGCCGACCCGCATCCCGGCGTCGCGGTTCAAGGACATCGTCAGCACGCCGGCCGAGGTCGTGGCGCAGCTGCGGCGGCCGATGCCCGAGCGGCCGTACCGGCAGACCCGGCTCGGCACGACCTTCCACTCCTGGGTCGAGAACCGCTTCGGCATCCAGGGCGAGTCCGAGTCGGTCGACACCTTCCCCGACGAGCTCGACGACGGCGGGGCGACCGCGGAGAGCGCCGAGGGCGAGCAGCTGGCCGGCCTGATCGACACCTTCGAGCGCTCGGAGTGGGCCGACCGCCGACCGGAGGCGGTCGAGATCGAGATCCACCTGCAGCTCGCCGGGCACGTCGTCGTCTGCAAGCTCGACGCAGTGTACCGGACGGAGGACGGCTTCCAGATCGTGGACTGGAAGACCGGCCGCGCCCCGAAGGACGCGGCCGATCTCGAGCTCAAGCAGTTCCAGCTCGCGCTGTACCGCCTCGCCTACTCGCGCTGGAAGGGCGTGCCGCTGGAGAGCGTCGACGCGGTGTTCTACTTCGTCGCCGACGACCTCGTGCTGCGGCCCGAGCGCTTCTACTCGGAGCGCGAGCTCTCGGAGTCGCTCTCCTCGGCGACGGGAGCGAGCCCGCGGCCGTGA